From the genome of Methylomonas sp. UP202, one region includes:
- the mutL gene encoding DNA mismatch repair endonuclease MutL, giving the protein MRIHALPPQLINQIAAGEVVERPASVVKELVENCFDAGANQVTIDIEQGGIRQIRIRDNGCGIVKDDLALALSRHATSKIASLDDLEQVGTMGFRGEALPSISSVARLTLISRTPEAECAWQVSADGTEKNFDPQPDPHPAGTTVDVRDLFYNTPARRKFLKAEKTEFAHIESLIQKLALARFDVGFVLNHNQREILHLKPAISLTEQEKRIAAICGSAFIEQSVKIDYAASGLQLHGWVGLPTFSRGQQDQQFFYVNGRLIKDRLVAHAVKQAYQDVLYHGRHPVFVLYLTLDPALVDVNAHPTKLEVRFREGRTVHDFLFQALHRSLAAQRPGSEGGIAIDHQSLPDAQVQVPNPAAAPAPLQASLPLDLSEPPARTGQPEPSAYRPTARPAVNVPEQILAYAKLYPTDDTPPAAAPASAMPPLGFAVAHIHNIYILAETADGIILVDAHAAHERVTYERLKQHYHQSAIVSQPLLLPIKLQVTAAEADLAEREHAFFHDLGFELTRSGPETVVLRATPALLAKSDVDRLVRDLLADLLNDGFSRQVEEKINAVLATMACHGSVRARRKLSIDEMNALLRDMEQTERIGQCNHGRPTWVRLSHQDLDRFFMRGQ; this is encoded by the coding sequence ATGCGGATACACGCTTTACCTCCTCAACTGATCAACCAGATCGCCGCCGGCGAGGTCGTCGAGCGTCCGGCGTCGGTGGTTAAGGAATTGGTCGAGAACTGCTTCGACGCTGGCGCCAACCAAGTCACGATAGACATCGAGCAGGGCGGTATCCGCCAAATTCGGATTCGCGACAACGGCTGCGGCATCGTCAAGGACGATCTGGCGCTGGCGTTATCTCGCCACGCCACCAGCAAAATCGCATCCTTGGACGATCTGGAGCAGGTCGGGACCATGGGGTTTCGCGGCGAGGCCTTGCCCAGCATCAGTTCGGTGGCGCGGTTGACCTTGATTTCCCGCACCCCGGAGGCCGAATGCGCCTGGCAGGTCAGTGCGGACGGCACCGAAAAAAACTTCGATCCGCAACCCGATCCGCATCCAGCCGGGACCACCGTGGATGTCCGCGATTTGTTCTACAACACCCCGGCCCGCCGCAAATTTCTAAAAGCCGAGAAAACCGAGTTTGCTCATATCGAAAGCCTGATCCAAAAACTCGCCTTGGCCCGTTTCGATGTCGGTTTCGTGTTGAACCACAATCAGCGCGAGATTCTGCATCTGAAGCCGGCCATCAGCCTGACCGAGCAGGAAAAACGCATCGCCGCGATCTGCGGCTCGGCGTTTATCGAGCAGTCGGTGAAGATCGATTACGCCGCCTCCGGTCTGCAGTTACACGGATGGGTAGGCTTGCCGACTTTTTCGCGCGGTCAGCAGGATCAGCAGTTTTTTTACGTCAACGGCCGCTTGATCAAGGACAGGCTGGTCGCGCACGCGGTCAAGCAAGCCTATCAGGACGTCCTGTATCACGGTCGCCACCCGGTGTTCGTGTTGTATTTGACGCTGGACCCGGCACTGGTCGATGTGAATGCGCATCCGACCAAACTGGAGGTGAGGTTTCGTGAGGGCCGGACGGTACACGATTTTTTGTTCCAGGCTTTGCATCGCAGTCTGGCGGCTCAGCGACCCGGTAGCGAGGGGGGCATCGCGATAGACCATCAAAGCTTGCCTGATGCCCAAGTGCAAGTTCCGAATCCGGCTGCCGCGCCAGCGCCGTTGCAAGCCTCTTTACCGTTGGACTTGTCCGAGCCGCCGGCGCGGACCGGACAGCCGGAGCCAAGCGCTTACCGGCCAACGGCGCGGCCGGCGGTTAACGTGCCGGAGCAAATCCTGGCCTACGCCAAACTCTATCCGACCGACGATACGCCGCCCGCCGCCGCGCCGGCCTCGGCGATGCCGCCGCTGGGTTTCGCGGTGGCGCATATCCACAATATCTACATTCTGGCCGAAACGGCCGACGGCATAATTCTGGTCGATGCGCATGCCGCCCACGAGCGAGTGACTTACGAGCGCTTGAAGCAGCATTACCATCAGTCCGCCATCGTCTCCCAGCCTTTGTTGCTGCCGATCAAATTGCAGGTGACGGCCGCCGAGGCCGATCTTGCCGAACGCGAGCATGCGTTTTTTCACGACTTGGGTTTCGAATTGACCCGCTCCGGACCGGAAACCGTGGTGCTGCGCGCGACGCCGGCCCTGCTGGCGAAGAGCGATGTCGATCGGCTGGTGCGCGATTTGTTGGCCGATTTGCTCAACGACGGCTTCAGTCGACAAGTCGAGGAGAAAATCAATGCGGTATTGGCGACGATGGCTTGCCACGGTTCGGTCAGAGCCCGCCGCAAGCTCAGCATCGACGAAATGAATGCCTTGCTGCGCGACATGGAGCAAACCGAGCGTATTGGTCAATGCAATCACGGCAGACCGACTTGGGTACGCTTGAGCCACCAGGATCTGGACCGCTTTTTCATGCGCGGTCAATGA
- the miaA gene encoding tRNA (adenosine(37)-N6)-dimethylallyltransferase MiaA, which translates to MEQPSKAKVVLLMGPTASGKSALAVAMAQAMNGEIVSVDSALVYRDMDIGTAKPTPAERGGIPHHLIDILDPRDSFSTGQFRDRALAAIDDILQRGRLPILVGGTMLYFSALTQGLARLPAADADLRRRLDSELAEFGKAAMHARLAQIDPQAAARIHANDPQRVQRALEVYQLSGRPLSSFFGAAGEVETPYRYVKFIVAPEHRATLHDKIARRFDAMLAGGFIDEVRALRARGDLDTAMPSVRCVGYRQAWSYLDGEYDFATFREKAIVATRQLAKRQFTWLRKEQEALHLLSEAPDLLAQALAAVEHD; encoded by the coding sequence ATGGAGCAGCCGAGCAAAGCCAAGGTGGTCTTGTTGATGGGGCCGACCGCATCCGGCAAGTCGGCGTTGGCGGTGGCCATGGCGCAAGCGATGAACGGCGAAATCGTCAGCGTCGATTCGGCGCTGGTGTATCGCGACATGGACATAGGCACCGCTAAACCGACGCCGGCCGAACGCGGCGGAATCCCGCATCATTTGATCGACATCCTCGATCCGCGCGATAGCTTTTCGACCGGCCAATTCCGCGATCGAGCCCTGGCCGCGATCGACGACATCCTGCAACGCGGCCGGTTGCCGATTCTGGTCGGCGGCACGATGCTGTATTTCAGCGCGTTAACCCAAGGTTTGGCTCGATTGCCGGCCGCCGATGCCGACCTGCGGCGCCGGCTGGACAGCGAGTTGGCTGAATTCGGCAAGGCGGCGATGCACGCCCGCCTAGCGCAAATCGATCCGCAAGCGGCGGCGCGCATCCACGCCAACGATCCGCAACGGGTACAGCGGGCGCTGGAGGTTTACCAACTCAGCGGCCGGCCGCTGAGCAGTTTTTTCGGTGCGGCCGGCGAGGTCGAAACGCCTTACCGCTATGTCAAATTCATCGTGGCTCCGGAACACCGAGCTACCTTGCACGACAAGATCGCACGGCGTTTCGACGCAATGCTGGCCGGCGGGTTTATCGACGAAGTACGGGCGTTGCGCGCGCGCGGCGACCTGGATACGGCGATGCCGTCGGTGCGTTGTGTCGGCTATCGCCAGGCCTGGAGCTATCTGGACGGCGAATACGACTTCGCGACCTTTCGGGAGAAAGCCATCGTTGCCACCCGTCAACTTGCCAAGCGCCAATTCACTTGGCTGCGTAAGGAACAGGAGGCACTGCATTTGCTGAGCGAGGCACCGGATTTATTGGCGCAAGCGCTGGCGGCGGTTGAACATGACTAA
- a CDS encoding 5-formyltetrahydrofolate cyclo-ligase, protein MTKVDQRRQAYRARAAQSEPALHSAAIQCRLMNQIWFQTAVTVLWYVGCRSEVQTHTAINDTLALEKSVVVPYCTEDAGGARCLGLWRLNDLTELRPGTWRIPEPPVERRYQPERQVAVTDLDLVLVPGVAFDKRGGRLGNGAGYYDRLLSQVRADCLLVGICYESQLVSDVVTEPHDVFMDYVITEAALYRGRGREG, encoded by the coding sequence ATGACTAAAGTCGATCAGCGCCGGCAAGCGTATCGAGCCAGAGCGGCGCAAAGCGAGCCGGCTTTGCATAGCGCGGCAATCCAATGTCGCTTAATGAATCAGATCTGGTTTCAGACCGCCGTTACGGTGCTGTGGTATGTCGGTTGTCGTTCCGAAGTCCAGACCCATACGGCGATTAACGACACCTTGGCGCTGGAAAAGTCGGTGGTCGTGCCTTATTGCACCGAGGACGCCGGCGGCGCGCGCTGCTTGGGTTTGTGGCGCTTAAACGATTTAACCGAGTTGCGGCCCGGTACCTGGCGGATTCCGGAACCGCCGGTAGAAAGACGCTACCAACCCGAGCGGCAAGTGGCGGTCACCGATCTGGATTTGGTACTGGTGCCAGGCGTGGCTTTCGATAAGCGCGGCGGGCGTTTGGGCAACGGCGCCGGGTACTACGATCGCTTGTTGAGTCAGGTTCGAGCCGATTGTTTATTGGTCGGCATTTGCTACGAGTCTCAATTGGTATCCGACGTCGTGACCGAGCCGCACGATGTGTTTATGGATTATGTGATAACCGAAGCCGCGCTTTACCGTGGCAGGGGGAGAGAGGGGTGA
- a CDS encoding carboxynorspermidine decarboxylase, whose amino-acid sequence MFRACLESVETTPAFVLDMDKVAENLRPLLALRDMAGCHVLYSIKALPLGFLMESLRGRIDGFSVSSLFEARWAYEILGGSGTVHLTSPGLRPAEIAELRKICTHISFNSLSQYQRLADNSLYASKGLRINPKLSFIDDPRFDPCRPHSKLGVDVAELSGGLPPGVKGLHFHNVFDSADFTPLMKTLAVIQPLLMKAPTLHWLNLGGGYRYRDAPGQLVQVLRRLRESFGLSVFLEPGKALVGDAGYLVTTVLDRFDSDGKTVLIVDTSINHHPEVFEYQRQPRLLDSDEYGLHSAIVAGSTCLAGDVFGTYRFRRAPEVGEKLVFAELGAYSLIKANRFNGYNLPDVYSLSAGSLQIRQQYAYDVYREQWHSANCEPSLRPAD is encoded by the coding sequence ATGTTTAGAGCGTGTTTGGAGAGCGTCGAGACGACGCCGGCTTTTGTGTTGGACATGGACAAAGTCGCCGAAAATTTGCGACCGTTGTTGGCCTTGCGGGATATGGCCGGCTGTCACGTGCTGTATTCGATCAAGGCCTTGCCCTTGGGCTTTTTAATGGAATCGTTGCGCGGGCGAATCGACGGTTTTTCGGTCAGTTCCTTGTTCGAGGCGCGATGGGCTTACGAAATTCTGGGCGGGTCCGGCACCGTGCATTTGACTTCACCAGGTCTACGCCCGGCCGAAATCGCCGAATTGCGTAAAATTTGCACGCATATCAGCTTCAACTCCTTGAGCCAGTATCAGCGCCTGGCCGATAACTCCTTGTATGCCTCCAAGGGATTGCGGATCAACCCGAAACTTTCGTTTATCGACGACCCGCGCTTCGACCCGTGTCGGCCGCATTCCAAGCTGGGCGTGGATGTCGCCGAGTTGAGCGGCGGCTTACCGCCGGGTGTTAAGGGTTTGCACTTTCATAATGTATTCGACAGTGCGGATTTCACCCCGCTGATGAAAACCCTGGCGGTGATCCAGCCGTTGCTGATGAAGGCGCCAACCTTACACTGGCTGAATCTGGGTGGCGGCTATCGTTACCGCGACGCACCCGGCCAGTTGGTTCAGGTCTTGCGACGCTTGCGCGAAAGCTTTGGATTGTCGGTGTTTTTGGAACCGGGCAAGGCCTTGGTCGGCGACGCCGGTTATTTGGTGACTACAGTGCTGGATCGCTTCGACAGCGACGGCAAAACCGTGCTGATCGTGGATACGTCGATCAACCATCATCCGGAAGTCTTCGAGTACCAACGCCAACCCCGATTGTTGGATAGCGATGAATACGGCTTGCATTCGGCGATAGTGGCGGGGTCTACCTGTTTGGCCGGTGACGTTTTCGGTACTTACCGTTTTCGGCGTGCGCCGGAGGTGGGCGAAAAGTTGGTGTTCGCCGAGCTCGGCGCCTACAGTCTGATCAAGGCCAATCGTTTTAACGGCTATAACTTGCCGGATGTCTATTCATTGTCGGCCGGTAGCCTGCAAATTCGCCAGCAATATGCCTACGATGTCTATCGCGAACAATGGCATTCCGCCAATTGTGAGCCGTCTCTAAGACCCGCAGATTAA
- a CDS encoding reprolysin-like metallopeptidase, producing MKATEYKKIRTLATAILAVVSANAMASQAPLIKELPHNVYHVIQNKTLRDAADQLANRTGITFKINADLENDAITHKIVGDDWNMGLHQLLAGYNHSIIAEGGIIKTVVITGRNGSGLNKSADNSLGAEMIVVAPDYANNLPERYKNFKPGSVMNVNLPMDQLSEVPIGKTFTLDLPIGQYNVVHDNAVEHADGSSTWIGYLDDEGKGYRVYLSQGDAGVIGNVFTPDGAYNIETVDGKTVVVDLDKSGLQTAGFEGDQQEAMADESVTMNDAVGNSSNLDALRTAAETARATANALTAEANALYQQYLVAKSQADAGAQTVASLSNALNAAKTALANAKTALNKDKKNSALKAAVNSAQANVNNLNGQLRQANSAYKSTQSNTTQLKSSYDKKYALAVAAETKAKTAEATYAAASVQTTANATVSTTTSSSNAVVDLMVLYTTVNQTATYAKQRIAYLVDVSNQSYKDSGINMSLRLVHARPTTYVESNSNSQALSDLAYDKGAFAGTAALRNKYGADLVMLFRPLYAKTAGSCGTTYVGFANGGAANAKFGFGTIGDGYSKDSMTNYYCGANTFTHEIGHTLGNVHDRTYSSFQGKFSYSYAWGISGKFGTVMSYYGPSVMLFATPNLSTQCAGSACGFAEGDTNSSDQTRTTNYTAPLVANYRSTTTTVPVIQ from the coding sequence ATGAAAGCGACAGAATATAAAAAGATAAGAACACTTGCGACCGCGATTTTGGCCGTGGTGTCCGCCAATGCAATGGCCAGCCAAGCGCCATTGATTAAAGAATTGCCCCACAACGTTTATCACGTTATTCAAAACAAAACCTTACGGGATGCCGCCGATCAATTGGCCAACCGTACCGGTATAACCTTTAAAATCAATGCCGATCTCGAGAATGACGCCATTACGCATAAAATTGTTGGCGACGATTGGAATATGGGATTGCATCAATTACTCGCCGGCTATAATCACAGCATAATCGCCGAAGGTGGAATTATTAAAACCGTAGTCATTACCGGACGCAACGGTAGTGGTTTAAATAAATCCGCGGACAATTCACTGGGTGCCGAAATGATCGTAGTCGCACCGGATTATGCGAATAATCTTCCGGAGCGATATAAAAATTTTAAACCAGGCTCGGTCATGAATGTTAATTTGCCGATGGATCAATTATCTGAGGTACCGATCGGAAAAACCTTTACGCTGGATTTACCGATAGGCCAATACAACGTAGTTCACGATAATGCCGTAGAGCATGCGGATGGCAGTTCAACCTGGATAGGTTATTTGGACGACGAAGGTAAAGGTTATCGCGTTTATCTCTCCCAAGGCGATGCCGGTGTAATCGGCAATGTTTTCACACCGGATGGCGCCTACAATATCGAAACGGTCGACGGTAAAACGGTCGTGGTTGATTTGGATAAATCCGGCTTGCAAACCGCCGGTTTCGAGGGCGATCAACAGGAAGCCATGGCCGACGAATCGGTGACGATGAACGACGCTGTTGGAAACTCCAGCAATTTGGACGCGCTACGGACTGCGGCCGAAACTGCCAGGGCAACGGCGAATGCCTTAACCGCCGAAGCCAACGCGCTGTATCAACAATATCTAGTTGCAAAATCTCAAGCCGACGCCGGAGCGCAAACCGTCGCTTCGCTAAGCAACGCATTAAATGCCGCCAAAACCGCTTTGGCAAATGCGAAAACCGCGTTGAACAAGGACAAAAAAAATTCGGCTTTAAAAGCGGCGGTGAATTCGGCGCAAGCCAATGTCAACAACCTGAACGGTCAACTGCGCCAAGCGAATTCAGCTTATAAGTCCACCCAAAGCAATACGACACAATTGAAGTCGTCTTACGATAAAAAATATGCGCTCGCGGTCGCGGCGGAAACCAAGGCGAAAACCGCCGAAGCCACGTATGCGGCGGCTAGCGTGCAAACGACGGCTAACGCTACGGTCAGTACCACGACAAGTTCCAGCAATGCGGTGGTCGATTTGATGGTGCTTTATACCACCGTCAACCAAACCGCAACGTACGCGAAACAACGGATTGCCTATTTGGTCGACGTATCCAACCAATCTTACAAAGATTCGGGAATTAATATGAGCTTGAGATTGGTACACGCGAGACCAACCACCTATGTGGAGAGTAATTCCAACTCGCAAGCCCTGTCCGATTTGGCGTACGACAAAGGCGCGTTTGCCGGCACTGCCGCGCTCCGTAACAAGTACGGCGCCGATTTGGTGATGCTATTTAGACCGCTCTACGCAAAAACCGCCGGCAGCTGCGGCACCACCTACGTCGGCTTTGCCAACGGCGGCGCGGCGAACGCCAAATTCGGTTTCGGAACTATTGGCGACGGCTACTCCAAAGACTCGATGACCAATTACTATTGCGGAGCCAATACCTTCACTCATGAAATCGGCCACACCTTAGGCAATGTCCACGATCGTACTTACAGCAGTTTCCAAGGTAAATTTTCATATTCCTATGCATGGGGTATCAGCGGCAAATTCGGTACCGTGATGAGCTACTACGGTCCGTCCGTGATGTTGTTCGCGACGCCAAATTTGAGCACGCAATGCGCCGGCAGCGCTTGCGGTTTCGCGGAAGGCGATACCAATTCGTCCGACCAAACCAGAACGACGAATTACACCGCGCCATTGGTCGCCAACTACCGCTCCACCACGACCACCGTACCGGTTATTCAGTAA
- a CDS encoding arylamine N-acetyltransferase, whose amino-acid sequence MSFDFNAYLNRIGIAKPETTLAGLSELQQAQLSAIPFENINPLLGLLPDLETVALMDKIIAKRRGGYCFELNSLFGHALDELRFAYRPILARVRMGRSEGGPRLHLAFIVEAEGEPWLVDVGFGGPSHYRPLRLNTEQEQIQDHNRFRLRREADSGETVLERLQDDGWFALYSFDLSRVQRCDLEAANLVCTTWDQSLLSQNLLVCRNTCAGWVQLFNTRFSQFIGGEQISTAVDGASHLQALLNEQFDIEIDDDQLVLLANRLALADH is encoded by the coding sequence ATGAGTTTTGACTTCAACGCTTACCTTAACCGCATCGGCATCGCTAAACCGGAAACCACCCTCGCCGGCCTGAGCGAACTACAACAGGCGCAGCTCAGTGCGATTCCGTTCGAAAACATCAATCCGCTGTTGGGCCTACTCCCGGATTTAGAAACCGTTGCATTGATGGACAAAATTATCGCCAAACGGCGCGGCGGTTATTGCTTCGAATTGAACAGTCTGTTCGGGCACGCGCTGGATGAACTGAGATTCGCCTATCGCCCCATCCTGGCGCGGGTGCGGATGGGTCGTAGCGAAGGCGGACCGCGTCTACATCTGGCGTTTATCGTCGAAGCCGAAGGCGAACCCTGGTTGGTGGATGTCGGCTTCGGCGGTCCCAGCCACTATCGGCCGCTGCGGTTGAACACCGAACAGGAACAAATACAGGACCATAACCGCTTCCGCTTGCGCCGGGAAGCGGATTCCGGAGAAACCGTGCTGGAGCGACTACAAGACGACGGCTGGTTTGCGTTGTACAGTTTCGATCTGTCCAGAGTCCAACGTTGCGACCTGGAAGCGGCCAATCTGGTATGTACGACTTGGGACCAATCGCTACTGTCGCAAAATCTGTTGGTTTGCCGCAATACCTGTGCAGGTTGGGTGCAGTTGTTCAATACCCGGTTTTCCCAATTCATCGGCGGCGAGCAAATCAGTACTGCGGTGGACGGCGCCTCGCACTTACAGGCCTTGCTAAACGAGCAATTCGACATCGAAATCGACGATGACCAATTAGTCCTTCTCGCCAACCGCTTAGCGTTGGCTGACCACTAA
- a CDS encoding metallophosphoesterase family protein: MTNVPARPTRLGIISDTHGLLRPQALTALRGCERILHAGDVGRPEVLHALNALAPVTAVRGNNDKGVWADELPVCARVEAGQIGIYLIHDLAELDFDPAAAGIRVVISGHSHQPSISEWNGVLYVNPGSAGPRRFKLPIAVAELIVDASVVKAEIIALQI, from the coding sequence ATGACTAACGTACCCGCGCGCCCTACCCGCCTTGGCATCATCTCCGACACCCACGGCTTGCTGCGACCGCAAGCGCTGACCGCGCTTCGCGGCTGCGAGCGAATTTTGCATGCAGGTGACGTCGGCAGGCCGGAGGTGTTGCATGCGCTGAACGCGTTGGCACCGGTAACGGCGGTACGCGGCAATAACGATAAAGGTGTCTGGGCCGACGAATTGCCAGTCTGCGCGCGCGTCGAGGCGGGGCAAATCGGAATCTACCTGATTCACGACCTGGCCGAACTTGACTTCGATCCCGCGGCAGCCGGAATTCGCGTCGTCATTTCCGGCCATTCGCACCAGCCGTCGATTTCGGAATGGAACGGTGTGTTGTATGTAAACCCCGGCAGCGCCGGTCCACGTCGGTTTAAGTTGCCGATCGCCGTCGCCGAATTGATTGTCGACGCTTCGGTGGTAAAGGCCGAAATCATCGCACTACAGATTTGA
- the htpG gene encoding molecular chaperone HtpG has product MSTVEANKQTLGFQTEVKHLLHLMIHSLYSNKEIFLRELISNGSDAADKLRFEALANDGLYEGDAELKIRVDFDEKAKTITVTDNGIGMTREEVQDHIGTIAKSGTKAFFEKLTGDQAKDSELIGQFGVGFYSSFIVADKVTLTTRKAGAPHDQGVRWESDGLGEYTIASVEKADRGTEIVLHLKDGEDEFLSEWKLRSIIKKYSDHINLPIIMSKEVPAEKDDDGNETAPARVEDDTVNSASALWTKSKDDISEEQYNEFYKHVAHDFQDPLVHVHSKVEGTNEYSLLLFVPGRAPFDLWDRDAKHGVKLYIKKVFITDDPEQLMPRYLRFVRGVIDADSLPLNVSREILQQSKQISNIKAGAVKKVLGLLEDLAENDAEKYQNFWEMFGNVIKEGPIEDHKNKDRVAGLLRFSSTHTNDKTQNVSLADYVSRMKEGQEKIYYITADSFAAAKSSPHLEVFRKKGIEVLLLTDRIDEWLVSSLTEFDGKHMQSIAKGELDLDKFDSEEEKKHQEEVSKDFEAVVKQIQEVLDDKVSEVKISHRLTDSPACLVTGAYDMSLHMERIMKEAGQSGGMFGMGGNSKPIFEINPDHAIVQALKNEQDDARFADISHILFDQAILSEGGQLDDPAAFVHKLNGLLQGLLK; this is encoded by the coding sequence ATGAGCACTGTTGAAGCCAATAAACAAACCCTGGGTTTCCAAACCGAAGTCAAACACCTGCTGCATTTGATGATTCACTCCTTGTACAGCAACAAGGAAATCTTTTTGCGCGAGCTGATCTCCAACGGCTCCGACGCCGCCGACAAATTACGCTTCGAGGCGCTGGCCAACGACGGCCTGTACGAAGGCGACGCCGAATTGAAAATCCGCGTCGATTTCGACGAAAAAGCCAAGACCATCACCGTCACCGATAACGGCATCGGCATGACCCGCGAGGAAGTCCAAGACCATATCGGCACGATCGCCAAGTCCGGCACCAAAGCCTTCTTCGAAAAACTCACCGGCGACCAAGCCAAGGACAGCGAACTGATCGGCCAATTCGGCGTCGGCTTTTATTCCTCGTTCATCGTCGCCGACAAAGTCACGCTGACCACCCGCAAGGCCGGCGCGCCGCACGACCAAGGCGTGCGCTGGGAATCCGACGGTCTGGGCGAATACACCATCGCCTCGGTGGAAAAAGCCGATCGAGGCACCGAAATCGTGCTGCACCTGAAAGACGGCGAAGACGAATTCTTGAGCGAATGGAAACTGCGCTCCATCATCAAAAAATACTCGGATCACATCAACCTGCCCATCATCATGAGCAAGGAAGTCCCGGCCGAGAAAGACGACGACGGCAACGAAACCGCGCCGGCCCGCGTCGAGGACGACACCGTCAACAGCGCATCGGCCTTGTGGACCAAGTCCAAGGACGACATCAGCGAAGAACAATACAACGAATTCTATAAACACGTCGCCCACGATTTCCAAGACCCGCTGGTCCACGTCCACAGCAAGGTCGAAGGCACCAACGAATACAGCCTACTGTTGTTCGTGCCAGGCCGCGCGCCGTTCGACTTATGGGACCGCGACGCCAAGCACGGCGTCAAACTGTACATCAAGAAAGTCTTCATCACCGACGACCCGGAACAACTGATGCCGCGCTATCTGCGCTTCGTTCGCGGCGTGATCGACGCCGACAGCCTGCCTCTGAACGTGTCGCGGGAAATCCTGCAACAAAGCAAGCAAATCAGCAATATCAAAGCCGGCGCTGTGAAAAAAGTATTGGGTCTGCTGGAAGACTTGGCCGAAAACGACGCCGAAAAATACCAAAACTTCTGGGAAATGTTCGGCAACGTCATCAAGGAAGGCCCGATCGAAGACCACAAAAACAAGGATCGCGTCGCCGGCTTGCTGCGTTTCTCGTCCACCCACACCAACGACAAAACCCAAAACGTGTCGCTGGCTGATTACGTCAGCCGGATGAAGGAAGGCCAGGAGAAAATCTACTACATCACCGCCGACAGCTTCGCAGCCGCCAAAAGCAGCCCGCATCTGGAAGTATTCCGCAAGAAAGGCATCGAAGTCTTATTGTTGACCGACCGCATCGACGAATGGCTGGTGTCCAGCCTGACCGAATTCGACGGCAAGCATATGCAATCGATTGCCAAGGGCGAACTGGACCTGGACAAATTCGACAGCGAAGAAGAGAAAAAACACCAAGAAGAAGTCAGCAAGGACTTCGAGGCGGTGGTCAAGCAAATCCAGGAAGTGCTGGACGACAAAGTCAGCGAAGTCAAGATCAGCCACCGCCTGACCGACTCCCCGGCCTGCCTGGTCACCGGCGCCTACGATATGAGTTTGCACATGGAGCGGATCATGAAGGAAGCCGGCCAATCCGGCGGGATGTTCGGCATGGGCGGCAACAGCAAACCGATCTTCGAAATCAACCCGGACCACGCCATCGTCCAGGCCTTGAAAAACGAGCAGGACGACGCCCGCTTTGCCGACATCAGCCATATTTTGTTCGACCAAGCCATTTTGAGCGAAGGCGGCCAGTTGGACGACCCGGCGGCGTTCGTGCATAAGTTGAATGGCTTGTTGCAAGGGTTGTTGAAATAA